CGTGCCCCAGAAGGTCAATGGTCGACGGCCGACGCGATCTACCAGGAACCAAGAGCAGATATTCCCGGCCATGGAAAGTCCATGCTGGGCTATCTGCAGCTTGAAGCTAGCTGCCGTGCTATACCCCGCTAGCTGGATGTAATAGGTTCCATAGGAAGCGACGAAGTATACACCACCCAGTGCTTGAATAGCCAGGggcatgatggagatgatggtaCGGCGTAGGTTCGAACGGCGGAAACAGTCAAGATAGGTGGCCCCGGCTGCTTCCTCTCTAGCCTTGTCAAGCGTTGTCTGAATCTGGGAGATTTGCATGTCCAGTTTGGCCCCAGAATATCCGAGCCGGCGCAGGGCTTGCGTTGCCTTGTCTACCTTGCCTACACTCAATAGCCAGACAGGGGACTCGGGCATGAAAGGGGCGGGGATGATGCAGATTCCAGCGAATCCGAATTGAGAACAGAATATGGCTCGATATGCCCAGGGTGACTCGGTAGCTCCAGTGTTGTCAACGATGATGGCCGCTGTCAAGGGGCCGATAGTCATCATCAGCGCCGTGAGACATGTGAATAAGCCACGAATGGCCATGGGGGTGACCTGGTTGATAGCCAAGTATCAGTAAATAGCGACATACATGATGAGAGGTATGGCGCTTATGGACAAAGCTTGGAAGCGTACCTCGCCAACGTAAGTGACAGCAACAGACAAGATTACACCAGCCAGGAACCCGTTGAGGAATTTTCCACCAAAGAACGTAGCCGGGGTAGTTGCAATGAACTCGATAGCGATTGCGACGAACGACAGGGCGATGGAGACAAGGAGGATCGGCTTTCGTCCAAACTTGTCAGCAAGATAGCCAGCAGAGAAGGTTCCAATGACCGAGCTAGCAACAGGTCCGCCATAAAAAGCAGATTGCCAGTCAGCGTCAAGGACATAGGAACCCTCAAACCCGTTCCCAAAGTCCTTGCGGAATTGCGGAATGCTCAGAACCATGCCAGAAGCTTGGTTCTCGAAAGAGACAAGCAGACATGAGATAACAGCGAAGAAGGCCCATGCCGTGTCGAGGGGATGCTTCCGCATGGCTGCAATGGGACCGAGCTCGTGCGCTTCATGGTTGGCAACCCGAGCGAGGTCTTCTGAAGCATCGTGGATGTGCTCGGCACacttggcctcgtcgttTTTAGACGAGTCCATGGTAGACGAAATGACGTGGCCGGGCAATTGAGGTATAGGAATGAATAAAGAGAATTGTCAGAACTGGATGCCAGAGACTGGGTTGGAAGACGACTCGGTAGACTCCCGGGGCGGACGAAGGGTACTTATATATCGAGATTGACGAGCTGAGAGTATTGCCTGAGACTTGCACCAAGTCTCGAGCCTTGGTCTCCGACAAAGCATGAATCTGGGGACCCCAGAAAGACAAGAGAGTCACCCGATGACGATCCGGGGTTATTACAGGTGGCCAAGGCTCCACCGACTGCAGCGACTGAATCCGCTGTTAGTCCATGGAGGCGGTCCGCAGAGGAGACATCCAACAGTGGCACGGTTCCTCCTGGAAcagacttggccttgagccaATCAGATAATCGAAGGAGGTTTAAGACTAAGTGGGCCGGGGAGTATCGGGGTGGAGAATCCGTTAGCCGGTTCTCTAGCTGCACCGTCGTCGGCTGAGCTGTCATTGGATCGGCACTGACTTGGAAGAGTTGAACCTTGTTCAGTCGTCCTGGGACGAGGAGAAACCACGGGTAAATCCATCGTTCGACTGGATCAGCTGAAGAAGTTCAAGCAACTCCTCCAGGCCAGGCGCGAAATACAAGACTGGAGGCAAAAAGACAAACTGCAATGGAGCCCCTGCTCGCAAACATCCTCTCGCTCGACTCCTCGGGTATACTTCCTGGCACTGGAATGCCACCGTCATCCAAGAGAACCTGGATTCCTTCGCAAGCAGCCTCACTCCCGGTTCCTGCCATGCTACCAGTCCCACAGCAGCACTCTCAGCCTGGCTCGGCGGATGCGCCTGTCTCGAGGGAAGCCGCATCATATGCTCGTCGCCGGGCGGGAACAGCGTGCACAGTCTGTCGAAGCCGAAAGACAAAGTGTGATAACCAACGTCCCATCTGTGGGTTTTGCAAGGCCACAGGTGGCGCTTGCGTGTACCCGGAGGATGCCCCCTCAGACCCATCAAAGCTTGACAGAGGGAGTCTGGCCATTCTGCAGCGGCTTGGGGAGATGGAGCAGAGACTGACCACCTTACTCGATCGCCAAAACCACGTGTCGAGTCCCAACCAGGACCCGACCCGTAGCTGCACAGCGGAACACACTGAGTCACCAACAGTGACCCCGGGATGGGACGCCGGTGTGGATACTCCTGGCCGAGTGGAAGAGACTAGTTATGACCGTCCACCCTCGGGCGACATTGTGACGAGAAGCTCCGAGATGCGAGTCGAGAAGATTCTTCAATGGCTCATATTTTCGGTCAATCACCCGTCTCTCGCTTCTAGCCTCGGTCGCGTGGACACTATTCCCCGAGTCGTGGGGAGTGAAAGCCTGTTTGACCTTGACCCAGAGGTCATTCGAAATCTTGTCGAGAACTTCTTGGTTACTAACCATGTCAAGAAccccatcttcaacatcaacgagCTCTGGGTCTCTGTGAGAAATGTTGCCGAGACCGGGCTTCGATGGGATGGAGAAACATGTCTTGTGGTACGGACTGCACCTCTGCTCAACTCGTGATATTTGCAAATACTACCGttatagttttttttagACATTTCATACTGACTATTGCAGCTTCTTATCTGCGCCATTAGCGTTTTGTCGTCAAAGGTTGGCGAAGAGCTTCACCCTGGATACTCGAAACACCCAAGTCGCCTCAACCGTGCAGAGTTGTACTTTCAAATGGCTCAACGGCGGATTGGGATGCTTTACCACAGCAATTGCCTTATGGCTGCTCAGtgcagcttcttgacggCTGTATATTTAATGACAACATTCCGAATCATGGCTGCTTGGAAGGCCTTTTCTCAGGCTGGGTCTCAGTGCGTGGGATTATTGGTTGCTGGTGGTAGCCTCGACGAAGAAGGGCGGGCCAAGTCGCCCGAGATAGAGGGAATGAGTGTCAACGACCAACAAATGGAGGAGAGCCTTTACTGGAGTTGCCTCAAAAGTGAATTGTACGTTTCTCACAACCGCTTCAGTTGATGTTCTAACTTGGGCATCTGCAGGGAATTACGAACAGAGCTTGGCCTTCCAGGGTCCATCCTCAATGACATGCAATACTCACACCTCTATCCGTCTCCTCCGGGTCCCAGTCAGCTGGTAGCTGACAGAATGGGTCCCGAATCCGAACATCTGGAGAAAGGCTGGTTTTTCTACCTGGCCGAGATCGCCCTGCGTCGCATCATGAACGAGGCCCTGTCGGCTCGCTACAGGGTCGGCTCTTGGTACTACACCACTAGCTGGTGGGCCACGTCCGGGGTGGATGGGTTCAGGGGCCACGTGGATGAGTTCAGGGTCAAGTTGAATACATGGCAAGAAATGTTGCCTCCAGTGATGCGTTTCCCCCATGACCCGCTGGAGAATACCGGGGATGCGCTGCGTGGCATCCTTAGAGGTCACTTCATCGACATTCTCGACGTTCTATACTTCCCGGCTGTCCAGGCAGTTGCTTGTAAGGATGTTAGTGAGCTCAACCCCTATGTTCTGGCCACGGCACAGGCAGCTCTGCAGACTGCTACGTATCGTATTGCCATCTGTGAGGAGGGCTTCTGGCACCGCCATCAGGGGACCTGGCTGATGATTAGGACATGCTCTCGTAgcgcgctgctgctgcttgccACGGCACTTCGAGCCCAGCAGATGAGTGGCTTGGAAGATCTTCTCCCCAGTGGGTGGAGGGCGTCAGTGGGGAGGGTTATTGCGCTCATTGAGTATTGGCAGGATGAGAGTCCAGACTTGGGCATCTTACTGGGGCGCTTCAGAGAATTAGCCATCAGGGCTAGGGTTGAACCACAGACATTACGTACATGATTTCTTTTGACTGCGTTACCGGATTGACCCATCGGCTGAATGACTCGTGACCCGCGAACTGCTCGTCAAGTTTTGGTCATTTCGGGAATGTTGATGGATTGGGGACAGGGGATAGTGTAGTGGGGAACAGGGGACCGCGATACTCCCCGACAGCGATATTCCCCGATGAGACGATTTTCCAAGGTCACGAGCACTACGAAATGGTGATGTtggcgtcaaggagattgctCAGGAAAGGGCCTCAGACTTCCTCCAAGATTCATCATCAATTCCCCTTTTGTGAATCTATGAGGCTTGTCTGAAAGCCATATATGAACTCTGTCACCCTCTCTGTCACTTCCACTACTGGCCAGCCCATTTGAGACCTGACAATCCAGACCAAAGGACTAGTACTATGACGACTTTTACACCGCTCCCCAAGGGCCATGAGGCCTCGCCATCGATTTCTTTCAATCCAGAACACACAATAGCAGACATCAACCCGCTCATTTATGGCGGCTTCACCGAGTGAGTATCTTGAGCCATGTAGAGGTTTCAAACTGACTCTTTAGACATATGGGCCGTTGCATATACGGTGGAATTTATGAGCCAGACAATGGTCACGGCCTTTCGGACAAGAACGGATTACGGACTGATGTCATGGAATGCATCAAGGAACTCCAGGTACCTGTTGTGCGTTACCCTGGGGGCAACTTCTGCGCCACCTACCGCTGGCAAGATGGCATAGGTCCCAAGGACAAGCGTCCCAAGAGGCCAGAGCTTGCCTGGGAGGGAACGGAACCCAACACATTCGGCACCGACGAATTCATGGCTTGGTGTAAGGAAGTGGGAGCGGAGCCCTATCTGTGCTTGAACATGGGAACGGGCACTCTTGAAGATGCTCTTGCGTGGGTTGAATATTGCAACAGTGACAAGGATACATACTTCGCCAACCTGAGACGGCAAAATGGCCACGATGAGCCCTACCGTGTCAAGTACTGGGCCCTTGGTAATGAGATGTGGGGTCCATGGTGAGTTTCACTATGAAGCCGGTACTTTGAAGTGCCTACTCACACGACACAGGCAAGTCGAGCAACACACAAAGGAGGACtacgccaagaaggctgtcCAATGGGCTCGAGGTATGAGTACGGTTCCTGTCTGAGTCTATCCACTAAAGGTGACTAGCTCTTAAACTACTCGACCCCTCCATTCAATTGATCCTTTGTGGAAAAGACGGATACTCTGATTGGGATCGATATACCCTCCAGCAGTGCGTCCGGTGGGTAGACATGCACTCCATCCATTACTATTCCATGGGCAAGGGGCACTATACCAACATCTCGTCGGTGTACGGCGCTGAGCGAGCCATCCAAGTCTGCTCGTCACTCATCGACCTCGCGAGATGCGAGTTTGATATGTCTCCATACCCAGAAGTCGACCGCATTAACAGCAAGCCTTTGGCGAAGAAGAGACCCACAATATGCTTCGACGAGTGGAATGTTTGGAATCCTGAGCGAGCGCCTGGAAACAAGGGAGCCGAGGAGCAGTACACTTTGAGCGATGGCTTGGCAGTGGCCATCTGGCTCAACGTCTTTATCCGCAACTGTAAAGAACTTGGTATGGCCACAATTGCCCAGAGTGTTAACGTCATTGCGCCACTCATGACAACCCCCCAGGGAGTTTGGAAGCAGACAACATACTTCCCTCTTCTGCTGTTCTCCAGATACATGCGCGGCAAGTCTGTCGCAGTTCATGTTCGGTCAGGGACGTATGAGGGGCCAACATGGCCCGAGTGGATTCAGAGCACTTGCGTAGTGCCCAAGCTTGATGCCAGCGCGGCCGTTGACTATGACGGATGGATGAATGTTGCTGTTGTCAACTCGCATGAGGAGCAGACCCTATCAACAAAAATTGATggcatcaaggctggcaCAGAGGTCCAGGTCTTCACCGTTGGCGGAGAGAGGTACCGTGTCTCTGACGTCAATTCTACGGACGACGAGAGAATCGGTATCTGCGAGACAACGTGGACTTCTGGAGAATCATTTAAATTTGAGCGGTTGAGCTTCACTCTTTTGCGATGGAAGCTATGAAAAGCTCGCTAGCGCCTGTCGATGGGACTTGTGGAGCTATTGTGGACTTGTTATTGGAGACAATAATAATGTCCTCGAATACACCTCATGCCGCATAGCACTACCGGATCCTACATACTACTATCGGACCCCAGCGCTGTATACCAAAACAAACCCTCCATTCCGTGACAATGTTTTAGTTATGATGGCCATGTGGAAAATTGTGTTCTTGGTATTGTGATGTTGAGTTGAAGGCTGCGAAGAAAATCCGATAAAATTACAACCAGAGGAGAAAATACTTGATGACACCAGAGGATTCGAAATCAATATGATTGGCCGAGGCTCTGGGCTTCAACCTTTATCCCTCGCCCTTCTGTGGTTAAAAGTGCGGTGTGTTCTACCAGCCCCCCTGAAGCATTCTGACAGGGTGAGACCTCAAATGCAGCCCTAGCATTTCCAACTGACGCACTCCCTACTGTCGTCCAACCAGAAGAGCTGTATACACACCTGCGGGACTGTGACGCTCCATGCTGACGGCAGCTTGATGCGACCTAATGCGACCAATCAACCAGCCACCCTAACGAAAGAGCCTTAGCTCACGCAGCATTAACCAGCCTTTAAGAGAGCTAGTGTTACAAACCAAAATAAGGCGACGGTCGGACCATGCGGCATCTCAAACTGTTGCTCTTTGCGACCGTTCTTTTTCAAACCGGCTCAAC
This region of Fusarium keratoplasticum isolate Fu6.1 chromosome 7, whole genome shotgun sequence genomic DNA includes:
- a CDS encoding MFS domain-containing protein — protein: MDSSKNDEAKCAEHIHDASEDLARVANHEAHELGPIAAMRKHPLDTAWAFFAVISCLLVSFENQASGMVLSIPQFRKDFGNGFEGSYVLDADWQSAFYGGPVASSVIGTFSAGYLADKFGRKPILLVSIALSFVAIAIEFIATTPATFFGGKFLNGFLAGVILSVAVTYVGEVTPMAIRGLFTCLTALMMTIGPLTAAIIVDNTGATESPWAYRAIFCSQFGFAGICIIPAPFMPESPVWLLSVGKVDKATQALRRLGYSGAKLDMQISQIQTTLDKAREEAAGATYLDCFRRSNLRRTIISIMPLAIQALGGVYFVASYGTYYIQLAGYSTAASFKLQIAQHGLSMAGNICSWFLVDRVGRRPLTFWGTFSVTVILLVAAGLATEGSPGSIKGSVALIVAYNFFYNISIGATAYTLLCEVATSRLRVKTISIGIALQYTIYCVWAFVIPYMFNPDQANLGAKTAFLFGGLGVLCLVYLWFYQPETAHRSYEELDELFMKKVSVRQFASYKTDAETKEVN
- a CDS encoding Zn(2)-C6 fungal-type domain-containing protein produces the protein MEPLLANILSLDSSGILPGTGMPPSSKRTWIPSQAASLPVPAMLPVPQQHSQPGSADAPVSREAASYARRRAGTACTVCRSRKTKCDNQRPICGFCKATGGACVYPEDAPSDPSKLDRGSLAILQRLGEMEQRLTTLLDRQNHVSSPNQDPTRSCTAEHTESPTVTPGWDAGVDTPGRVEETSYDRPPSGDIVTRSSEMRVEKILQWLIFSVNHPSLASSLGRVDTIPRVVGSESLFDLDPEVIRNLVENFLVTNHVKNPIFNINELWVSVRNVAETGLRWDGETCLVLLICAISVLSSKVGEELHPGYSKHPSRLNRAELYFQMAQRRIGMLYHSNCLMAAQCSFLTAVYLMTTFRIMAAWKAFSQAGSQCVGLLVAGGSLDEEGRAKSPEIEGMSVNDQQMEESLYWSCLKSELELRTELGLPGSILNDMQYSHLYPSPPGPSQLVADRMGPESEHLEKGWFFYLAEIALRRIMNEALSARYRVGSWYYTTSWWATSGVDGFRGHVDEFRVKLNTWQEMLPPVMRFPHDPLENTGDALRGILRGHFIDILDVLYFPAVQAVACKDVSELNPYVLATAQAALQTATYRIAICEEGFWHRHQGTWLMIRTCSRSALLLLATALRAQQMSGLEDLLPNQRTSTMTTFTPLPKGHEASPSISFNPEHTIADINPLIYGGFTEHMGRCIYGGIYEPDNGHGLSDKNGLRTDVMECIKELQVPVVRYPGGNFCATYRWQDGIGPKDKRPKRPELAWEGTEPNTFGTDEFMAWCKEVGAEPYLCLNMGTGTLEDALAWVEYCNSDKDTYFANLRRQNGHDEPYRVKYWALGNEMWGPWQVEQHTKEDYAKKAVQWARALKLLDPSIQLILCGKDGYSDWDRYTLQQCVRWVDMHSIHYYSMGKGHYTNISSVYGAERAIQVCSSLIDLARCEFDMSPYPEVDRINSKPLAKKRPTICFDEWNVWNPERAPGNKGAEEQYTLSDGLAVAIWLNVFIRNCKELGMATIAQSVNVIAPLMTTPQGVWKQTTYFPLLLFSRYMRGKSVAVHVRSGTYEGPTWPEWIQSTCVVPKLDASAAVDYDGWMNVAVVNSHEEQTLSTKIDGIKAGTEVQVFTVGGERYRVSDVNSTDDERIGICETTWTSGESFKFERLSFTLLRWKL